The Arvicola amphibius chromosome 4, mArvAmp1.2, whole genome shotgun sequence genome includes the window TGGGTGCAGGTCGGGAGTACCTCCTACCCTCTGTTGTTTGTGATGGCAGAGTAAACACTACCGTCTGCTCAGGCGGAAGCCACCTGAGAGGGTAAGCGGAACAACCACCTGACAGAGGAAGCCAGGCCACAGACTAAGCAACTCACCCAAGGTCACCACTGCATAGGAAGTGGCAGAACTCAGCTCTGACCAAGGGTGACTAACCCCAGAATCGAAGGGCTTATAAAGGAGTGGATGAGGGACAGTCATTACAGGAGCGGGGATGCCTAATTATACGCCCGCAGTTAAAAGGCAGGGGCACGCGCGCATACTCCCACAGGCCATGAACTCAAAGCTAACCAAGCAGTTTGGAACCGGATACCTGGCCACTGCTTTCAGAGCTGGTAAAAACTAGACTGGCAGGACTCAGCGACCTTGCAGGGGACCTGCTGCTCATCCTCCAGGACCCCAGTGGCCTAAGAGGGACCTAGGAGCTGgaaccaagggggggggggggtagcggACAATGTAACTGCCCCAAGGCAAGGCATGAAAACACACTACCCCTTCTTAGAGGAGAGGTTTAGGCCTGGCTAGACTCAGCTCAGGAagcccccacctcctcccaccccaggccATTTACTGGAGATAAGCAAGCTCTCTGGAGCAGCCAAGGAAGTCAGGCAGGGGCTGTGACCTGATACCGGGCAGATCCCGCCTGCCTAGCCTACTCCTGGGAAATGGGAGGGGGTAAAAGGAAGAATAGGGGTGCATACCTACAGTCCCCAAGCCCGGTGACTCCTGGGCAGACAAGCTATGAGGGAGGCAatctggaaggagaggagagccaAAGGCTGAGTCTGTGGTACAGTGTCTGGCACCCAGCAAGCCCTGTGCTGGGTCCTAGGATGCTTCAGtgatggggggtggggatgggaagcaGCAAATTCTTTAGAATCTTTAGTTCAGGGCTACGGCGAAAACAAAGTGCCCAGGGGTTGCAGGAGGGGGAGCCTGGCAGAGTGTCTTTGGTCAGTGTCAACAAGGTCACCATGCTCTACGGGGGACGCTATCTTGGATGCCCCCATACAAACCCTCACTGCTCAGATGCCCCTTACCTCCTCAGGCTGAAACTGGTGGCTCCCTACCGTTCCCTTCTGGCTTTTCTCCTCAAACCTTGGCCTGCGGAGCAGAAGGCCTGAAGCATTTACTGATTTAACCCTGTTGACAGCCTGGGGAAGGCCCACCTGGGGAAGCAGCTGCCTCTCACTGATTCAACAGTGTGGCCCCTTTCCCCTGTTGAATCCTGCCTGCATGGAGTGGATATTCCTTACCTGCTGACGGACTGGCTGGTTGGCTGAAAGACTGGAGGAGTCAATACCCCTCCTCAGGACCTCAGTGGAAGGAAGTGAGGGCCACACAGGTAGGGGCAGGGCTAAGGGTCAGACGGTCAGGCAGGTGGAAGGAGCATAGTGCCTCAGGCCAGAACAAGAGCGCATTCCAGGAGCACTGGGGCAAGTCTAGGCTGAGATCATAGAGACCGGCACAGCGCGGCACAGCATAGCACAGATGACACACCGGAAAGATGAAAGGGACAGCCAGAGGCAGGGCCTCAGGGACGTCACCTGTCCCACCACTCCACGTGCCCTCtcctctttgattcttttttttctgtacagccctggctatcctggaactcaccgagatagatacgcctgcctctgcctcctgaagaacCTTCCCGCCCCCTTTAGCAGCAGGATTCAAATAGCATTCCTCACCTGAGCTGACCCTGATCCTGTCTGCAAAGCTAGGCTGGGGCATAGCTTGGCTAGGGAGGACCTGACCTCCAAGGCCCAAgtgaaaaagctgggtgtggaggtgtgtgcttgtaatctcagcacacaggcagaggaaggaggatctaaCTGACTTGGCGGGTTCCAGGTCAGTGAAggatcctgcctccaaaaacaaggtggaaagtaCCTGTGCAATGACATCTGAAGGTGACCCCCGCACACGCCCCCCATACATGTGCACGTCACATGTACCCACtcacatgcatgaacatgcacatacacctaaaaataataaaatgattactTAGAATCACATGGGTGGGCTACCTATCCAGCTCCAGGGTTAGTAAGCTATAAGGAGAATGAGAAGCAACCTTAAATGACAAGGGACAAGGGACAGGACAAGGACTCAACCCTGCAGCAGAAGTCTATTTACTGAGAAAGGAGTAGCATACTGGGTTTTGAAACAAGGTAGAATCTACTGGAAATAATAAGACACACAGGTACGTGATGAAAAGGTTATGACATTTATGTTAGGTTTGTCTTCAGGGTACATAGGAGGATCAAAGGGGAAGAGATGTGtcccctgagtgtgtgtgtgtgtgtgagagagagtgtgtgtgtgtgtgtgtgtgtctgtctgtctgtctccatcttgCAGGTGCTCGGAGAACACAGGATTCCTGTTTAGCCAGGTTGACCTCAGTTGATGGGACACCCCATTACAGACCCATATAGACACAAAGCCTAGAGCACACAATCGTCAGCTGGGAGGAAACCAGATGCTAACGAGGAACTGAGGCGGTCACTCGAGTGACCACATGGCTATTTGAGGTCAGGCTTCTATAGGAAAATGGCTCCTCTGCCCCCTAACTTCTAAAGATGAATCCGTCTCCATTTCTAACCCTGCTGGTCACACCCCCTGTTCAGAACCAGACCGGTCTCTGGGCCATCCCCCTACTTGGCTCCTACAGGGGCAGCACTCAAGACTCGGGGGTGGCCATGTGAGCCATGCGGACCATTATCCACACAAGTCACTGCCCTGTGTGTGGAACGAGCCCGAGAGCGACCTGCAGGCAGTGGTTTgatcatttcctttccttcctactACTAGCTCCCACAGCCCCTTGTCAGCAGAACATTCTGGGCCCCCAATTAGATCTAAAgcacctgtctggaaaaaaagacTTGAAGAAAGACCACACAGCTCACACCCTGTCTTCCTCTCCTATTTTCAGCCACCCCACGGGGCTACGCACTGACCTTTCCATCTTTCCGTGTCTCAAGACCCTAACGGAGAGAGCAGTGGAAGTGTGCAGAGTGACCGCAGGGGTGGCCTTGTCTCAGGTTCGGATCTGGCCGCGCCTGGGTAGGACATGGGGATCTCCAAGTCGTATATCTCCTATGGGGTGCCTGGGCTAATGTGTCCCCATGGAAACAACATGTGGCCCAGCAGAGTCCATCTGTCCTGTTGGAGCCTCACCCAAAATCCCTCGAGCTCTTCAGGAGCACCCTGTGGAATCCAAGCTTTCCTCACCTGTCCCCCGTGCTTGGGTTTCCCACAACACGTCACTGATCAAGGGACTggccccctcccttccccaacaTCCTGTGTGAGGCCAGTGTGTGTGGCTTTGGCCTCCTGCTTGGCGGATGTGAGACGCCCATGCACCTCCCACTGACAGAGTGTAGGGCGGGGCGCTAAGGTACCGGGGCAGCTGCTTTTCTGTCTGTGCCAACTCAGATGTCCATGGCTACTCTGCAAGGACTGGTGTTGCTTGGGAAACTCAATCTCCCAAAGGCCCCAGGCAAGCCTGACTGACCAGCAAACCCTGAATAAGGAATAATTTCCATGTAGATAAAACCTAGGAGCCCACGGGACAGAGGCTGTTGTCAGGTCACAACAGGAGAGCGTGAGCTAGCTGAGGCTAGCCGTCCCCAAGCCTCTCCCTAGCCTTAGTTCATTCGTTCCTCCAATTACTGACACAATCGCCGTGTCAAGTTCAAACAGTCCCAATCCGTCCAAGTCACAATCCGGCTGACTCCAGAATCCTCTATGCCCTTTCGGTTCCTTCTCCAGGATACAGGGGCTAAGCTAAGAGGTTAGCTTGGGCTTGGCCTCCAATTCCTGGTCCcacaacacagagagaggaaCCCAGGATCCCCTGAGGGTTCTATCCAGTGTCCTTGAAAGCCTCTCCGACATCCCCACATGAGGCTCCCCCGGTAAAGTGTACAAaaagcactctgggaggcagacagTTGACTGGGTTACCCAGCCCCAGGCCAGCCTTATCCTAGGACCTCCTATCAGCCCCTAAATGTGAAGAGAATGGCTGTCCCAGCAGTTACAGGGGGAGAGTACAATGGGAGTTTCATCCCCAGGGCCACACAGCATTTGAGGcactcagattttattttcagaacttCCCTGTCTCCTCAAGTCTTTAACTCAAATGTCCCCCTCTTGTCAAGGCCAACCTTGCAAAGCCGCAGACAGCTCTACCCGCCAAGGGACATCCCAACCCCTTCTTTGGTTCTTTCTATTCTACAGCTCATACTACCTGCTAATGctgtttattttatgtcattCGCGATCTCCAgctctttgaaagaaagaaaattccaagaCAGGACCAAGAAACAATGAGAACTTATTGTTAAATCAATGATTAAGCAGTCAGTCCGGAGATTAGCGAGGCAAGGTCTTCCCTAGTCATTGCCCTTAAGAATGCTGAGgtggcctggcagtggtgacgcacacctgtaatcccagcagaggcaggtgaatctcagtgagctcagggccagcctgatctacaaatcgagttccagaacagacaagactgttacccagagaaaccctgacttgaaaaacaaacaaaagaaaagaaaaaagaatgctgaGATGGAGTTTACAGGGCCCTCAGAGAactttcctcttctgtcctcaaGACCCAGGCAAAGGCCACATGGGTGTCATATGTGACATCCTCTAAGGATACCTGTGCAGACCCTGCCACAGATTGTGGCTTCAGGATACCAACTCCTTGGTGAGGAATATCCCagaataatattatataaaataatagtattaTTTTTCCTGGGAGCACCAAGTCAAGGCCCTCAAGAGAGGGCTCCGGTCTCTTGCTGGATTCCTAAAGGGTAGAGTCAGACACCTCTCAGTTTCCCTGTCCCCACGCCCAAAGGAGCCTCTCCTAACTCAAGAATTCATCATCACGGTTCCTGGGAAGGGCAACTGACTCCTCACAGGACCAGCTTCCTGAGGCACGCCAGACAGAGAAAGCCATCTCAAAGGGAGTTGGGCACAGCTAGGGAGGGTTTCCCTGGAATCTCTAGGAAGCCAAGTCTGGGGAGGCCACGTAGTACAGGTGGTACTGATGGGCAGGGCAGCGCCCATCTCCTGCTCTGAATCCTGCCTgggcagaggaaaacaaaagttGTCGAGCAGACCTGGCATGCCCGGCCCAGGAGGAGCGAGATAGCAGTATCACTGGGAGATAAGagccccccctccccagcccgAGTGCATCTAGCTGCCAATGCTGCTCCAAGGAGCCACCTTGGAGATAGCGTCAGTTTTTCCAGCCTCCAGTGGTACCCAACTCGGGTGTCTCAACAGCTGTTCCTGGGTGTCTTAGAAAACCAAGAAGCTCAGTCTCCCCTCAAGGCCCCAGAGGTTTTGCCAGACCCATCCAGGAGAGCAAAGGGCCACAGGCTGATTCCAAATCTTCCAGTGCCCTGCTCTGCCTTTTCTCCCAGAGCAGGCAGGGGCggggagaaagagggcaggaaGGGCACCTTCCCTTCAAGCGTCTTGAGGATACATGGAGCAGTGTAGGAATGTTCTCACTCCCCTGCCCGCCCCCCACAGGGTGTAGTGGATAGGAGACACCTGGGCGGAAACATATCTCGGGTTCTACACTCAGAAGACAGACTCAGAGCCACAGACACACgaacacacgtgcatgtgcacattcaCGGACAGGGAGAGTGTCTTGCCCATCAGCCCTGGCTTTCCCAGAAGAATAAGGGAATTTTTAAGGACCAGAGAAAGGAGGATGTCAGGCTACAAAAGGTCAACGCCCTCTCCCCTCTGACACCTGTCCTTATGATAAAATTCTGACCTTTAGCTTCAGTGACCAAAAGCCTACATGGGGCTAGCtggtgcttttttctttttctttttgtttttaaatccttcTAGGAAAGTTAACAGATTCTGGTGGGGGGATACCTGCTAGGTACGAGGTCATCTGATCTCGTGTTTATGTGTTCTCAGCAACCGCTAGGAAACTCAGGCTCAGTGTGGTTAAGTGACAGACCTAAGGCTATTCGGCAAGAGCTGGAAGACAGGATTCAGAGCCATCTGATGTTGGGGAACAAGGTTACTGTGTTTTTTTGGAAAGggtcttagggctggagagatggctcagcagttagcatTTTCCAGGACTccgttccattcctagcacccacgccTGGCAGCTCATCAACTACTGGTAGCTCTGATGTCATCTGGTCTCCTCATTGCACCGGTGGCTgcggcacaagcctttaatcccagcacttgagaggcagaggccagttcaaggccagcctggtctacagagacttccaggatagccaaggttatACAGCAAAATTCTGTCCCgaaaagccaataaataaataaataaataaatgaacgaatgaatgaataaacaaacaaacaaacaaatcccagcacttgggagacagaggcagttctACAGAcggggttccaggacagccagggctacacaatgaaactctgtcttgaaaaaacaaaaataaaataaaatcaagaggcTGGTCTTGTAGCCCCATTTGCCCTCCAGTTTGTAGCAATTTTCCTGCCTGTCTCAGGAGAGCCGGGATGCAGGGGTAAGCTGCCCATCCAGCTCCTTGACTGTTCTTCAAATGAACAtgagccttcctttcttttttctttttgatactgTTGTtcattgaatattattttatggccagcaagatagctcagcaggtaaaggcacctgccaacAAGCCTGATGATCGGAGTTCAATCCTTAggacctgcatggtggaaggagagaactcccataagttgtcctatgacctacatacacacacacacatacacacacacacacacacacacacacacacgacaacaCATGCATGcccaaacatatacacatgcacacatacaaataaaatttaaatgtaataagAGACtaaatttgttttgcttgttttgtttttcaagacagtttctctgtgtagccctggctgtcctggaacttgttctatagaccaggctggcctcgaactcagagattcacctgcctctgcctcccaagtgctaggattaaaggatctcaagccatgcctggcttgagactaaatattttgatataattaaaattatcccAATCTATATCTAAAGAGGAGCCGTCATTGCCTCAAGGAAGAGTAGAGATGCAGAATGTTCCTAGGACCTGGAAATGCTCTCCAGGGACTGGCCCAAGCTGATCAGAGAACAGAAAGCTTGCTTTGAGTCCTGTCAAATGTTCTGCGTGCAGATAACTTAAAACTTCCGAActcagttgggtggtggtggtgcacgcctttaagcactcggtaggcagaggcaagcggatccctgtgagttcaaggccagcctgttccacagagcgagtgccaggacagctagggctacacagagaaaccctgtctcgaaaaaccaaaaatcaatcaagcaaacaaacaaacaaacctaccGGTCTTGTATAGTAGAaacatctctccatcctcccgcCTCTCTGTGCACTAGCTTACACGGACCCAGGGGATCTTTTCCCAGACTCCTCTAACTTTGCTTTCTCTTAGGCAGGCCACAGTTTTTCGGCCGTACAGCGCAGCTCGTTTCTTCCCACAAACATTTCCTTGTTACCCTGACACACCCATTCTCTCCCGGCTCAGAACGGCCTCAAACAGTCTCAAGAGCCAGCACCGACGTAAGGGTACCCAAGGGAAGGGACTCGGTATCTAAGCCCCGCCCTCCTTACCGGAAGCTCACCTGTTTCAGGTGAAAACCTTTAAGAGCTACACCGCGGTTACCCCAGTTACGGCCACGTCGCACAACTAAGGCCCAGTGTGTCCACCAACTGTCCAAACACAGTGGAAGCACAGCACACTTTCTTTGACAAGAATTTTCCACTCCTCGCCAAGTCCCACAGTGCAACCCCCAGCCATCAGTGTGTAAAAGTCTGGGTCGCCATACCGTCGCCTAAAGGTGTCCAAAGCCGCCCCGAGCGTAGAAGTGGCCCCCTTTCTACGAGAGAACCAAGTCCCACCCGGGAACTTCCTGCGTCGGAGGATTAGGAGGCACAAAGGGCGGGCAGGGAGAGAGCCCAGATGGCAGAGGTAAGGGCTAAGCCGCCAAGGTAACACGCTCCAGACGCCACTGGCGGACGCCGGGTCACGGAAGCCGTGTCGCCCGGCTCTGCGTCCAGGCGCCTCGCACGAGGCTCCGGAACTGGGTCTCCGCTCACCGTGTCCCCTTGCACCCAGCCAGGCCAGACACCTGTTCCCTGCTCCCGAAAGCCAATAGGATTGTGCAAACCCGAGTCCCAAGTTTGGTAATCCGTGTGGCGAAACAGGAAGACAAGTTCTCAGAGCCACTTTCTACAGGTGTCTTTCTCCGGGACGAGCCAAACGTCGGAGATCTTGGCGAGCAAGGAAGGCAGACCTGGGCGCTGCTTTCTCTGACCCGCCCGGGGAAGCCCAGGGGACTCGGATCCCCTCGCGCCGAGCCGCGCCGCCCCGAATGGTCCGCGCCCTCGAAGACCGTGTAAAGCCAGGTAGGCTCACCTGCAATCGCCGGCCGGGCCCTGCCCGAGGCCTCGGCGTTCCTCGGCGCCCGTCACCCGCCGCTCCGGTTCCCCGCGCCGGCCCACGGGCTGCAGGGCGGCCGTCTCCTTCCTGCTCACCTCCGGCGCTGCTAGCGGGGGGGCGGAGCCGCCACGATTTACATACATGGCAAGCCTGCCGAGCTTGTGCCCCGCCCCTGGACCCGCCCCCTGGGCGGAGCCAATGAGGCGGGGGCGCAGCCTGCGAGCCCTCGAGGGCGGGGGCCGCGCTCTGGCCAATTGGGGCCCCAGGAGCGCAGGGCGGGGTAGCAGCGAGGAGACGCACCTAGTGCAGCCAGCCCGACCCCGCCCTCACCTGCGCGCACCTGGTCACAGGACTGCTCCTTGTAGCCAGTGTCCCACCACCTCCCAGAACAGGAAATAGTCCCTAGGTGTCTTCTAGGATAGATGCCAGGTATCAGGATATGTTACTCTCGCAGCTGTCGAGAGAAGGGCATAGCCAGGCGGGCTCCTCAAAAGAGCGTTCCTTCCGACTAGAATGACCCGCAGGTGCAGGTTTCAGACCCAAGAGTAGGGCGGTGTGGGAACGAAGGCATAATGGCGAGAAGCCTAACCACTGCTGGGAGCCCCCCCCTTCTGTCTTCGGCGGTCGACTGGAGCCCGGGGTCCAAAGGGCTAGCCACTGCAGCtaagctagtttttttttttttttagctcaagCTTGGGAGTTACATGTGGGGGAAAGAACCATGGGGTGGTCCCTCTGAGTGTCTGGGGTCCAGTCCAACCGGACAGAGGCCTCtcagccaccacccagctgcactCAAGTTAGGTCCAACAGGACTGTCTCCTCAGGCGTTCTTCAGACCTCGGTGCTAGAAGTCAGATAAGTTCAGCGTGGACAAATgagggatgaagggaagggaTAGTCCAGTAAGTATATCAACCACAGCagagaatatttcttttaatggCTTTGGCTTTATGGCACGAAGCAGGCACCCTACTGTTTAAAAGGCACAGAGTCCTCTCTTCTGCCCCATCTCCTGGGCCTCTGATATCAAGTCCTGAGTTCCAAGGGGGTCACTGCTAGGCAAGAGGGCATGGGGCAAGGCTTCACTCCCCTACAAACAGCAGATACCCAGggctgtagaccacactggcccaGACAGTTCCCGGTGAGTCCTGTACAGGAGTCAGCCGATATGGTCCCTGAGAGCATCCAAGTCCCCCAGCGCCCATCCCCAGAGCTACATGTCAGTGCTCCAGATCTCTGGGCAGTGTGAAGTCTCTGAAGCTATAGAAGGAGATGTCACCGTGATCCACCAGGGCAAAGATCAGGGGGACATCCCCACTCTGGTAGGTCAACCGCTTGAGGCTGCAGAGGTCTGGGACAGGTTCGTCAAATCTGTAGGAATAAAGATTAAACTGAGGCCTAGTCATAGCCCACCCATGACCCCcaggctgccccccccccagacttCCAGAGCAGGAAGGCTCTAAGACAAAAGCTAGGAATACAAGAATAATGGACCCGGGTTCTGCTGTCTACAAACTCCATGGCTTTGATGAGCTTTCAGGAGCCCCAGAGTAGAGGGACAGCAGGACAGAGCGGGTCCTCACCACTCTTAGCCAGTAAATCCCTTCACAGCAATTCCCTCCTGCTGAGTGAGCCCAGGTCTAaagtggaagagaagagagttTACTGCAAAATGCCTGTACCGAGGAGCCAAGGATTCAAAAGCTTGGGTTCCTATGGCACCAACTGGCCACATGGCCTTAAGATAGGTGGCACTTAACCCTCTGGACCTCAGATTCTTCTCAGGGACTGGCAAGCTGGTGGTAGGGATCAAGCGATGGGCTGGCAGCAGCCAGGGTACTGTTCAATCATCTCGTACCCACTAATGCACATTCGGACATAGGGTTTGCCAGGGCTGTTTTTTCGGAATGTAGCCACAGCGTCAGCCTGGTAAACATCGAAGCTGATCTCCAAGCCTCTCGACTTCTCCAGCAGCCTGAGGACCAGGTAAGAAACATTACAAGGATTGtcttctcccacctccctccacaCCAAATCCTCTCCTACTACCACGTCTGCACAGCAGCTTAGTCATGGGATATACCCAGCATCTTGTCATTCTTCCCTTTCCCTGACGCACACGAGAGTGGCTGTCACTGGAAGCTAAGTATGTGGGCAGGTGTCCCTGGGGTGATCCTCTGACTCACACCCAACTCCAGGAATCAAATCCCAGCTGTCGCTCCACCTGGCAGCCAGTGTCATGGAGACAGTGAGCGCAGCTGAGACTCACCGGTAACCTCCATCAGCAAGATGTGTTGTCTGCAGTACAGAGACATGTTCAAGGACCGCAGCTACAAGAACAGTGAAAAAGAGATGTGGAGGAGGGGAGTCGACTTCCTACACGCTCCTGTGGTACTACCAAGTCTGCTACTCAGGTTAGGACCACCAGATTTACCAGAATGTATTTAGTAAGGTGTGTTCCACACAGCAGTATTAGAACACGCTTATCTGGTAACCCCGCTCTCCTCACCCACCACTCTACCGTGTTCCCATGATGCCTTTACAGAGTTCTGAACCTGTTACTACACTTAGCTCAGACCACAGACTTAGTTCCTTGTGTTTAAAACCAAGAACAGACAGTGaactttctttcctcttatttGGCTAAAACCTCTGTGGTGCCACCATGTTCTGGCTAACAGGCTGTACAGGTGAGGGACCAGAAACTGGTTGCTGGCAAAACCATCCAGCATTCTTGGGTATGGTCTTAAGGATGCGGTACATCCCGCAAGTGTCCCTGGGCAATCTGGGCTCTGCTGGGGCCGTGGTCCCACCTACAGAGGAACCTGTGTGGGGCCCACACCATTGCAGCCTTCTCCTCTCATACCTTAGGCATCAGCCAGCCCTGGTCAAAATAGCCCTTTTCAAGTCTCATGATCCTGCTGCTCCCAGTGGCCTATGGTATAGCAGAGTGAGGGGATACCTGGGGAATCTGCTTTATCAGGGTTGAGCAAGGGAGTAACAGACTGGCCCCATAGGTGTGGAGGGCGGGGCTGGCTCTTCTGCAGCTGTCGCCTCTGCAGCAGTTCCTTGTACTCCCGCCAGCTGGAGCAGCCCTGCACCTCGGGATCTGCGTTCACATCCTCCCGGAACTGCTGCACCTCTGCTTGCTGGTCCCGGTCTCTCCGGGAAAGCTTCTCCTTCCGCTGGTTCAGCTTTTGGCACCAGGACGCAGCATCTGTCCCTCGCCCAATGACATTGGCGGGGAGAAGTTCTGGGGCTGGGGCAGGCAGGAGGGTGTGGCGGCTATCTGAAGCCATGTTGGGGAAGAAGATCTGCTCAAAGTTCCAGCGTGGTTTAGGAGCCCCCTTGGCTCCATTCTTGATTTTATCATTCTCCTGGCCACACTCCACATCCTCCCTGGCCAGAGCAGGGCAAGGCTCTGAAGACCCCAGAGCCTGAAAGGAGAGTCCTGAGCTCTTCCTGGGGCTTGACCCCTGGGGCTTCTCTGAGTACTGGCTACTGTGGTCACAGGCAGGTGGGCTGGAGGCTGCCCCGCTCATGGGCGGCAGGGAGTTCTGCAGAGCCTTAGCCTTCTTACTAACAGACCTTAGAGACATG containing:
- the Tsen54 gene encoding tRNA-splicing endonuclease subunit Sen54 isoform X3, producing the protein MGYSEQGRQRLHPEEALYLLECGSIQLFYQDLPLSIQEAYQLLLTEDTLNFLQYQVFSHLKRLGYVVRRFEPSSVVSPYERQLNLDGYAQCLEDGTGKRKRSSSCRSVSKKAKALQNSLPPMSGAASSPPACDHSSQYSEKPQGSSPRKSSGLSFQALGSSEPCPALAREDVECGQENDKIKNGAKGAPKPRWNFEQIFFPNMASDSRHTLLPAPAPELLPANVIGRGTDAASWCQKLNQRKEKLSRRDRDQQAEVQQFREDVNADPEVQGCSSWREYKELLQRRQLQKSQPRPPHLWGQSVTPLLNPDKADSPAAVLEHVSVLQTTHLADGGYRLLEKSRGLEISFDVYQADAVATFRKNSPGKPYVRMCISGFDEPVPDLCSLKRLTYQSGDVPLIFALVDHGDISFYSFRDFTLPRDLEH
- the Tsen54 gene encoding tRNA-splicing endonuclease subunit Sen54 isoform X2; amino-acid sequence: MEPDSEPATVEVPAGRVLSASELRAARSRSQKLPQRSHGPKDFLPDGSEAQAERLRLCRQELWQLLAEERVERLGSLVAAEWRPEEGFVELKSPAGKFWQTMGYSEQGRQRLHPEEALYLLECGSIQLFYQDLPLSIQEAYQLLLTEDTLNFLQYQVFSHLKRLGYVVRRFEPSSVVSPYERQLNLDGYAQCLEDGTGKRKRSSSCRSVSKKAKALQNSLPPMSGAASSPPACDHSSQYSEKPQGSSPRKSSGLSFQALGSSEPCPALAREDVECGQENDKIKNGAKGAPKPRWNFEQIFFPNMASDSRHTLLPAPAPELLPANVIGRGTDAASWCQKLNQRKEKLSRRDRDQQAEVQQFREDVNADPEVQGCSSWREYKELLQRRQLQKSQPRPPHLWGQSVTPLLNPDKADSPAAVLEHVSVLQTTHLADGGYRLLEKSRGLEISFDVYQADAVATFRKNSPGKPYVRMCISGPGLTQQEGIAVKGFTG
- the Tsen54 gene encoding tRNA-splicing endonuclease subunit Sen54 isoform X1, which encodes MEPDSEPATVEVPAGRVLSASELRAARSRSQKLPQRSHGPKDFLPDGSEAQAERLRLCRQELWQLLAEERVERLGSLVAAEWRPEEGFVELKSPAGKFWQTMGYSEQGRQRLHPEEALYLLECGSIQLFYQDLPLSIQEAYQLLLTEDTLNFLQYQVFSHLKRLGYVVRRFEPSSVVSPYERQLNLDGYAQCLEDGTGKRKRSSSCRSVSKKAKALQNSLPPMSGAASSPPACDHSSQYSEKPQGSSPRKSSGLSFQALGSSEPCPALAREDVECGQENDKIKNGAKGAPKPRWNFEQIFFPNMASDSRHTLLPAPAPELLPANVIGRGTDAASWCQKLNQRKEKLSRRDRDQQAEVQQFREDVNADPEVQGCSSWREYKELLQRRQLQKSQPRPPHLWGQSVTPLLNPDKADSPAAVLEHVSVLQTTHLADGGYRLLEKSRGLEISFDVYQADAVATFRKNSPGKPYVRMCISGFDEPVPDLCSLKRLTYQSGDVPLIFALVDHGDISFYSFRDFTLPRDLEH